The Engraulis encrasicolus isolate BLACKSEA-1 chromosome 22, IST_EnEncr_1.0, whole genome shotgun sequence genome includes a region encoding these proteins:
- the LOC134438389 gene encoding polycomb group RING finger protein 3 isoform X1: MAATGNPDMLTRKIKLWDINAHITCRLCEGYLIDATTVTECLHTFCRSCLVKYLEENNTCPTCRIVIHQSHPLQYIGHDRTMQDIVYKLVPGLQEAELKNQREFYEKLGMEVPGDLKGELNNLKPLLDTQRNGEVKAEETAQKGDQEKTEEDNDYHRSDEQVSICLECNSSKLRGLKRKWIRCSAQATVLHLKKFIAKKLNLTSFNELDILCNEEILGKDHTLKFVVVTRWRFKQKSPLLLHYRPKMDLL, translated from the exons ATGGCGGCCACCGGG aaCCCCGACATGTTGACGCGGAAGATCAAGTTGTGGGATATTAACGCCCACATCACGTGTCGCCTGTGTGAGGGCTACCTGATAGACGCCACCACCGTCACCGAGTGTCTCCACACCT tctgcagGAGTTGTCTGGTGAAGTATCTGGAGGAGAACAACACGTGTCCCACATGCAGGATTGTCATTCACCAGAGCCATCCACTGCAGTATATagg tcatGATCGGACCATGCAGGATATTGTCTATAAGCTGGTTCCAGGTCTCCAGGAAG ctgagcttaAGAACCAGCGTGAGTTCTATGAGAAGTTGGGCATGGAGGTACCAGGAGACCTGAAGGGAGAACTCAACAACCTGAAGCCCCTACTGGACACACAACgcaacg gtgaggTCAAGGCAGAGGAGACGGCCCAAAAGGGCGACCAGGAGAAGACGGAGGAGGACAACGATTACCACCGCAGTgacgagcag gtgagtaTCTGTCTGGAGTGTAACAGTAGTAAGCTGAGGGGTCTAAAGAGGAAGTGGATTCGCTGCTCCGCTCAGGCCACCGTCCTCCATCTGAAGAAGTTCATCGCCAAAAAACTCAACCTGACGTCCTTCAACgag CTGGACATCTTATGCAATGAGGAGATTCTGGGGAAGGATCACACACTCAAGTTCGTGGTGGTCACGAGATGGAGATTCAAG
- the LOC134438389 gene encoding polycomb group RING finger protein 3 isoform X2 produces MAATGNPDMLTRKIKLWDINAHITCRLCEGYLIDATTVTECLHTFCRSCLVKYLEENNTCPTCRIVIHQSHPLQYIGHDRTMQDIVYKLVPGLQEAELKNQREFYEKLGMEVPGDLKGELNNLKPLLDTQRNGEVKAEETAQKGDQEKTEEDNDYHRSDEQVSICLECNSSKLRGLKRKWIRCSAQATVLHLKKFIAKKLNLTSFNELDILCNEEILGKDHTLKFVVVTRWRFKKSPLLLHYRPKMDLL; encoded by the exons ATGGCGGCCACCGGG aaCCCCGACATGTTGACGCGGAAGATCAAGTTGTGGGATATTAACGCCCACATCACGTGTCGCCTGTGTGAGGGCTACCTGATAGACGCCACCACCGTCACCGAGTGTCTCCACACCT tctgcagGAGTTGTCTGGTGAAGTATCTGGAGGAGAACAACACGTGTCCCACATGCAGGATTGTCATTCACCAGAGCCATCCACTGCAGTATATagg tcatGATCGGACCATGCAGGATATTGTCTATAAGCTGGTTCCAGGTCTCCAGGAAG ctgagcttaAGAACCAGCGTGAGTTCTATGAGAAGTTGGGCATGGAGGTACCAGGAGACCTGAAGGGAGAACTCAACAACCTGAAGCCCCTACTGGACACACAACgcaacg gtgaggTCAAGGCAGAGGAGACGGCCCAAAAGGGCGACCAGGAGAAGACGGAGGAGGACAACGATTACCACCGCAGTgacgagcag gtgagtaTCTGTCTGGAGTGTAACAGTAGTAAGCTGAGGGGTCTAAAGAGGAAGTGGATTCGCTGCTCCGCTCAGGCCACCGTCCTCCATCTGAAGAAGTTCATCGCCAAAAAACTCAACCTGACGTCCTTCAACgag CTGGACATCTTATGCAATGAGGAGATTCTGGGGAAGGATCACACACTCAAGTTCGTGGTGGTCACGAGATGGAGATTCAAG